One genomic window of Solanum dulcamara chromosome 12, daSolDulc1.2, whole genome shotgun sequence includes the following:
- the LOC129875783 gene encoding uncharacterized protein LOC129875783, producing MSPTSAAGPDGMSGKFFHSCWYIICDDLLKLVQHFFNGHYIPRYISHACLVLLPKTEHPNKLSEYRPISLSNFTSKIISKLLCLRLAPILPQLISDNQSEFVKGRSISENIMLAQEIIHNIKRPTVGDNVVIKLVMAKAYDRVSWSFTCMVMRRMRFREVFIDMVWRIMSNNWYSVIINGVIHGVFHSTRGLKQGDPLSPALFIIGAEVLSRMLNNLNQHYLYTRFHMERKGPQVNHLSFADDVLIFTATNNFSMTLISKTLKVYETTSGQLINKDKSQFMLPLNTNPDIIDRIGRITGYKCTHGPITYLGCPVYIGRQRIIYYIASGGMIGWKIRKYAPPQLVQQILSTEVDHHSNTADQACWKLTSHGNFTSKSAWEIVRKKIAKTLIDRCTWHANIPFKVSFLLWRAVRQKIHTNDKLVQFGAAPLMGDNTRDLLTEKYTDEVVDCQVQYHATLSHMVVLQHLSNSTWSNYSTSTAGGGSFNSRSSLLVGFNFAGTMFKDQQPTIDLHQLNNININCKSSITSAEVKATNHHQQQPNINNRSQRKPPTLNKYIMQHQKN from the exons ATGAGTCCTACTTCTGCTGCAGGGCCAGATGGCATGAGTGGTAAGTTCTTTCACTCATGCTGGTATATCATTTGTGATGATCTGCTGAAGCTGGTGCAGCACTTCTTCAATGGTCACTATATTCCCAGGTACAtatcacatgcttgtttggttctacttccTAAAACTGAACACCCCAACAAACTGTCAGAGTACAGGCCCATCTCCCTCAGTAACTTCACTAGCAAGATCATATCCAAGCTCCTttgtctcagacttgctcccATTCTACCTCAGCTCATTTCGGACAATCAGTCAgaatttgttaaaggtaggagcaTCTCAGAAAATATAATGCTGGCTCAGGAGATTATTCACAATATTAAGAGGCCCACAGTTGGGGACAATGTAGTGATTAAGCTGGTTATGGCTAAGGCATATGACAGGGTCTCTTGGTCCTTcacttgtatggtcatgagaagGATGAGATTTAGAGAAGTTTTtattgatatggtatggaggATCATGTCTAACAACTGGTATTCAGTCATCATCAATGGGGTAATACATGGTGTTTTTCATTCAACAAGaggtctcaagcaaggagaTCCCTTATCACCTGCCTTATTCATTATAGGAGCAGAAGTGTTATCCAGGATGCTGAATAATCTTAACCAACACTACCTATATACTAGATTCCATATGGAAAGAAAGGGTCCACAAGTGAACCatttgagctttgcagatgatgtgctCATCTTCACTGCTACAAACAACTTTTCCATGACTCTTATTTCCAAGACTTTGAAGGTTTATGAAACAACTTCAGGCCAGCTgatcaacaaggacaagagccagTTCATGCTTCCTCTTAATACCAATCCTGATATTATTGATAGGATAGGCAGGATCACAGGCTACAAGTGCACACATggtcccattacttacctggGCTGTCCAGTTTACATTGGACGACAGAGAATCATATACTATATag cttctggtgggatgattggctgg aaaatcagaaaatatgccCCTCCTCAACTGGTGCAGCAGATACTAAGTACTGAGGTAGACCATCATTCTAACACAGCTGATCAAGCTTGCTGGAAGTTGACTTCACATGGTAACTTCACTTCTAAATCAGCTTGGGAAATAGTTAGGAAGAAAATAGCCAAGACCCTGATTGATAGATGCACTTGGCACGCTAACATTCCCTTCAAAGTATCTTTCTTACTATGGAGAGCTGTGAGACAGAAAATCCACACTAATGATAAACTTGTCcagtttggagcagcacca CTCATGGGGGATAATACAAGGGACCTGCTCACTGAGAAGTATactgatgaagtggtggactgcCAAGTCCA GTATCATGCAACTTTGAGCCATATGGTGGTGTTGCAGCACCTGAGCAACAGCACATGGAGCAACTATAGTACATCAACAGCAGGTGGAGGCTCATTCAACTCTAGGAGTTCCCTTCTTGTTGGTTTTAATTTTGCAGGAACAATGTTTAAGGACCAACAACCCACCATAGACctgcatcaactcaacaacatcaatatcaaTTGCAAAAGCTCCATTACATCAGCAGAAGTGAAGGCCACTAATCATCATCAGCAACAACCTAACATCAACAACAGAAGTCAGAGGAAACCACCAACACTCAACAAATACATCATGCAACACCAAAAGAACTAG